From Actinosynnema mirum DSM 43827, a single genomic window includes:
- a CDS encoding helix-turn-helix transcriptional regulator codes for MRNRVELADFLRARREALQPEDVGLPRGPRRRTGGLRREEVAALSGISADYYSRIEQQRGPQPSEQVLAGIARGLHLSLDERDHLFRVGGHPAPQRHPRGDHISPGTMRILDRLADTPAQVINRVGETLAQTRPAIALMGDDTRWTGLARSAVYRWFTDPASRAVHPEEDHALHSRVYAAQFRQACGAGVPRALEIREALLARSPEFARVWAEHRVGEGYPGVKRFAHRELGLLELRCQTLVDPEQAQTLLVFTAEPGSESHEKLLLLAAVG; via the coding sequence ATGCGGAACCGGGTCGAGCTGGCCGACTTCCTGCGGGCCAGGCGCGAGGCGCTGCAACCGGAGGACGTCGGCCTGCCCAGGGGGCCGCGCAGGCGCACCGGCGGGCTGCGGCGCGAGGAGGTGGCCGCGCTCAGCGGCATCTCGGCCGACTACTACAGCCGGATCGAGCAGCAGCGCGGCCCGCAGCCGTCCGAGCAGGTGCTCGCCGGGATCGCGCGCGGGCTGCACCTGTCGCTGGACGAGCGCGACCACCTGTTCCGCGTCGGCGGCCACCCCGCGCCGCAGCGGCACCCGCGCGGCGACCACATCAGCCCCGGCACGATGCGCATCCTGGACCGCCTCGCCGACACCCCCGCCCAGGTGATCAACCGGGTGGGCGAGACGCTCGCCCAGACCCGGCCCGCCATCGCGCTGATGGGGGACGACACGCGGTGGACCGGGTTGGCGCGCAGCGCGGTCTACCGGTGGTTCACCGACCCGGCGAGCCGGGCGGTTCACCCGGAGGAGGACCACGCGCTGCACAGCCGGGTGTACGCGGCGCAGTTCCGGCAGGCGTGCGGCGCCGGGGTTCCCAGGGCGCTGGAGATCCGGGAGGCGCTGCTGGCGCGGAGCCCGGAGTTCGCGCGGGTGTGGGCCGAGCACCGGGTGGGGGAGGGGTATCCGGGGGTGAAGCGGTTCGCGCACCGCGAGCTGGGGCTGCTGGAGCTGCGGTGCCAGACCCTGGTGGACCCGGAGCAGGCGCAGACGCTGCTGGTGTTCACCGCCGAGCCGGGCAGCGAGAGCCACGAGAAGCTGCTGCTCCTGGCGGCGGTGGGGTGA
- a CDS encoding SDR family oxidoreductase → MSETTLTGKLAVVTGASDGIGLGLARRLAALGAEVVIPVRDAAKGRAALEKIGGASSTRVLDLASLASVADLADRLTAEGRPIDLLVNNAAVMTPPTRHTTADGFELQFGTNYLGHFALVARLLPLLVAARARVTTQVSLGSMAGRVNWDDLQSERAYSPWGAYNQSKLATKLFALELDRRSRAHGWGITSNTAHPGFTATNLQKAGPTMGGARSAFDAPFRVLSRLGWPVQTVEGGLRPALHAATSPDALGGRFYGPRGLFHLTGAATEERVYRRARSESDAARLWDLSLDLADVAFAARGH, encoded by the coding sequence ATGAGCGAAACCACCCTCACCGGCAAGCTCGCCGTCGTCACCGGCGCGAGCGACGGCATCGGACTCGGCCTCGCCCGCAGGCTCGCGGCGCTGGGCGCGGAGGTCGTCATCCCGGTGCGCGACGCGGCGAAGGGCCGCGCCGCGCTGGAGAAGATCGGCGGCGCCTCCTCCACCCGCGTGCTCGACCTCGCGTCACTGGCCTCCGTCGCCGACCTCGCCGACCGGCTCACCGCCGAGGGCCGCCCGATCGACCTCCTGGTCAACAACGCCGCCGTCATGACCCCGCCCACCCGGCACACCACGGCGGACGGCTTCGAGCTCCAGTTCGGCACCAACTACCTCGGCCACTTCGCCCTCGTCGCCCGCCTCCTGCCGCTGCTCGTCGCCGCCCGCGCCCGCGTCACCACCCAGGTCTCCCTCGGCTCCATGGCGGGCCGCGTCAACTGGGACGACCTCCAGTCCGAGCGCGCCTACTCGCCGTGGGGCGCCTACAACCAGTCCAAGCTCGCGACCAAGCTGTTCGCCCTGGAGCTGGACCGGCGCAGCCGCGCGCACGGCTGGGGCATCACCAGCAACACCGCCCACCCCGGCTTCACCGCCACGAACCTGCAGAAGGCGGGCCCCACGATGGGCGGCGCGCGCTCGGCGTTCGACGCCCCGTTCCGGGTGCTGTCCCGGCTCGGCTGGCCGGTGCAGACCGTCGAGGGCGGCCTGCGGCCCGCGCTGCACGCCGCCACGTCGCCGGACGCGCTCGGCGGGCGCTTCTACGGCCCGCGCGGCCTGTTCCACCTGACCGGCGCGGCCACCGAGGAGAGGGTCTACCGGCGGGCGCGCAGCGAGTCCGACGCCGCCCGGCTGTGGGACCTCTCGCTCGACCTGGCCGACGTGGCGTTCGCGGCTCGGGGACACTGA
- a CDS encoding DUF4260 domain-containing protein encodes MSTTAIPESAIPGSAVPESAAPAPATPPPGVVTGRPLAWLRAEGLAVAAAALVLFAGTGQPWWLVPALFLAPDLAALGYLAGPKIGAWCYNLAHTAPLPLALAAAGTWWDSAALTVAGAIGLLHLGVDRLAKYGVKYDHSFGATHLGLHGPDRP; translated from the coding sequence ATGAGCACCACCGCCATCCCCGAGAGCGCCATCCCCGGGAGCGCCGTCCCCGAGAGCGCCGCCCCCGCCCCCGCCACCCCACCGCCCGGCGTGGTCACCGGCCGCCCGCTCGCCTGGCTCCGTGCCGAGGGCCTCGCCGTCGCCGCCGCCGCGCTCGTGCTCTTCGCGGGCACCGGGCAGCCGTGGTGGCTGGTCCCGGCGCTGTTCCTGGCGCCCGACCTGGCCGCGCTCGGCTACCTCGCGGGCCCCAAGATCGGAGCCTGGTGCTACAACCTCGCCCACACCGCACCGCTCCCGCTGGCACTGGCCGCCGCCGGCACCTGGTGGGACAGCGCCGCGCTCACCGTCGCGGGCGCGATCGGCCTGCTGCACCTGGGCGTGGACCGGCTCGCGAAGTACGGCGTCAAGTACGACCACTCCTTCGGCGCGACCCACCTCGGCCTGCACGGTCCCGACCGCCCCTGA
- a CDS encoding TetR/AcrR family transcriptional regulator yields MPRGRLDRAAVVAAGAALADEVGFDHLAMGPLAERLGVRAPSLYKHVESLAGLKNAVSALARHEVGDVLRRAVTGRSGPDALRALADALRHWARAHPGRYAATVRSAGVDDPALALFSRCLDGFPPPDPPVDAARAFRSASHGFITLESAGGFGLPHDVDRSYRYLVDTLITGLSAVPPGGNP; encoded by the coding sequence GTGCCTAGGGGCCGCCTCGACCGGGCCGCCGTCGTGGCGGCCGGGGCCGCGCTGGCCGACGAGGTGGGCTTCGACCACCTGGCCATGGGCCCGCTCGCCGAACGCCTCGGCGTGCGCGCGCCCTCGCTGTACAAGCACGTGGAATCCTTGGCGGGCCTCAAGAACGCCGTCTCCGCGCTGGCCCGCCACGAGGTCGGGGACGTCCTGCGCCGCGCCGTCACCGGGCGCTCCGGGCCGGACGCCCTGCGCGCGCTCGCCGACGCGCTGCGCCACTGGGCCCGCGCCCACCCCGGCCGCTACGCCGCCACCGTCCGCTCCGCGGGCGTCGACGACCCCGCGCTGGCCCTCTTCTCCCGCTGCCTCGACGGTTTCCCGCCACCGGACCCGCCGGTCGACGCCGCCCGCGCGTTCAGGTCGGCCTCGCACGGGTTCATCACCCTGGAGTCCGCGGGCGGTTTCGGCCTGCCGCACGACGTGGACCGCAGCTACCGCTACCTCGTCGACACCCTGATCACCGGCCTGAGCGCCGTGCCACCGGGAGGAAACCCATGA
- a CDS encoding alpha/beta fold hydrolase has translation MTQHLTLDGGALAYDLTGDTGPLVVLAHGMGDSRAAYRFLAPLLVAAGHRVATVDLRGHGESSTGWPEHTRTAIAGDLVALIRHLGGPAVLVGHSISGGAATIAAATAPELVTALVELTPFTRAQAFSLGDLAHPAYRRGMLALLGMAAFGSTGSWLRYLELAYPGPRPADWDARQAEIKAMLDEPGRMKALRAMGQGTPADAGAQLANVKCPVLVVQGELDPDWVSPRAEGEAVVADLPAGLGRLAVVEGAGHYPHVQFPERVADLVLEFLVTTRA, from the coding sequence ATGACCCAGCACCTGACCCTCGACGGCGGCGCCCTCGCCTACGACCTCACCGGCGACACCGGCCCGCTCGTCGTCCTCGCCCACGGCATGGGCGACAGCCGCGCCGCCTACCGCTTCCTCGCCCCGCTCCTGGTCGCCGCGGGCCACCGCGTCGCCACCGTCGACCTGCGCGGCCACGGCGAGTCCAGCACCGGCTGGCCCGAGCACACCCGCACCGCGATCGCCGGCGACCTCGTCGCGCTGATCCGGCACCTCGGCGGCCCCGCCGTCCTGGTCGGCCACTCCATCTCCGGCGGCGCGGCCACCATCGCCGCCGCCACCGCGCCCGAGCTGGTCACCGCCCTGGTCGAGCTGACCCCGTTCACCCGCGCCCAGGCGTTCTCCCTCGGCGACCTCGCGCACCCCGCCTACCGCAGGGGGATGCTCGCCCTGCTCGGCATGGCCGCGTTCGGCAGCACCGGCAGCTGGCTGCGCTACCTGGAGCTCGCCTACCCCGGCCCCCGCCCGGCCGACTGGGACGCGCGCCAGGCCGAGATCAAGGCGATGCTGGACGAGCCCGGCCGCATGAAGGCGTTGCGCGCCATGGGACAGGGCACCCCGGCCGACGCGGGCGCCCAGCTGGCGAACGTGAAGTGCCCGGTGCTGGTCGTGCAGGGCGAGCTGGACCCCGACTGGGTCTCGCCGCGCGCCGAGGGCGAGGCGGTCGTCGCCGACCTGCCCGCCGGGCTCGGGCGGCTGGCGGTCGTCGAGGGCGCCGGGCACTACCCGCACGTCCAGTTCCCCGAGCGGGTCGCGGACCTGGTGCTGGAGTTCCTCGTCACCACCCGTGCCTAG
- a CDS encoding NADPH-dependent F420 reductase: protein MRTIGIIGSGRVGGALARLAVAHGLRVVVSNSRGPETLADLVAELGPHARAATPEEAALACDLAFAAVPVRAYRDLPATALRDRTVVDAINHDPARHGHVPGLDGATTSELVQAHLSGSRVVKACNNIFSGSLLALARPSGAPDRSALPVAGDDPGARAEVAAFLDVIGYDVVDAGPLAEGWRWQPGTPAHLVHAGATVHEAVPAGVERVRAALAAATR, encoded by the coding sequence TTGCGCACCATCGGGATCATCGGCAGCGGGCGCGTCGGCGGCGCGCTCGCCCGGCTCGCCGTCGCGCACGGCCTGCGGGTCGTCGTGAGCAACTCGCGCGGCCCGGAGACCCTGGCCGACCTGGTCGCCGAACTCGGCCCCCACGCGCGGGCGGCCACGCCGGAGGAGGCCGCGCTCGCCTGCGACCTGGCGTTCGCCGCCGTGCCGGTGCGCGCCTACCGGGACCTGCCCGCGACGGCGCTGCGCGACCGGACGGTCGTCGACGCGATCAACCACGACCCGGCGCGCCACGGCCACGTCCCCGGCCTGGACGGGGCGACGACGAGCGAGCTGGTGCAGGCGCACCTGTCCGGGTCGCGGGTGGTGAAGGCGTGCAACAACATCTTCTCCGGCTCGCTGCTCGCGCTGGCCCGCCCGAGCGGCGCGCCGGACCGGTCGGCGCTGCCCGTCGCGGGCGACGACCCCGGCGCGCGGGCCGAGGTCGCGGCGTTCCTGGACGTGATCGGCTACGACGTGGTGGACGCGGGCCCGCTGGCCGAGGGCTGGCGCTGGCAGCCCGGCACGCCCGCGCACCTGGTGCACGCCGGGGCGACGGTGCACGAGGCGGTGCCCGCCGGGGTCGAGCGGGTCAGGGCCGCGCTGGCCGCAGCGACCCGGTGA
- a CDS encoding TetR/AcrR family transcriptional regulator → MPPPDASPQVARRPQRAVGRRNFDALLVAAREVFAAHGVGGSLEEVARRAGVGIGTLYRNFPTRQVLFETVYADEVDALARVADELAGHEPWEALVGWLRQFVAYSATKKALYEALNFDSPMFAGYVERVHRAGEPLLDRAQRAGAARADVSFDDVRLLVNGVGGGNYRDDAQRDRVLAMALDGIRAR, encoded by the coding sequence GTGCCCCCGCCGGACGCGTCCCCGCAGGTCGCGCGCCGCCCGCAGCGCGCGGTCGGCAGGCGCAACTTCGACGCCCTCCTCGTCGCCGCCCGCGAGGTGTTCGCCGCGCACGGCGTCGGCGGGTCCCTGGAAGAGGTCGCGCGGCGGGCCGGGGTCGGCATCGGCACGCTCTACCGCAACTTCCCGACCCGGCAGGTGCTGTTCGAGACCGTCTACGCCGACGAGGTGGACGCGCTCGCCCGCGTCGCCGACGAGCTGGCCGGGCACGAGCCGTGGGAGGCGCTGGTGGGGTGGTTGCGGCAGTTCGTCGCCTACTCGGCCACCAAGAAGGCGCTCTACGAGGCGCTCAACTTCGACTCGCCGATGTTCGCGGGCTACGTCGAGCGGGTGCACCGGGCCGGTGAGCCGCTGCTCGACCGCGCGCAGCGGGCAGGCGCCGCGCGCGCCGACGTGAGCTTCGACGACGTGCGCCTGCTGGTCAACGGGGTCGGCGGCGGGAACTACCGGGACGACGCGCAGCGCGACCGGGTGCTCGCCATGGCGCTGGACGGGATCAGGGCGCGCTGA
- a CDS encoding 2Fe-2S iron-sulfur cluster-binding protein, with amino-acid sequence MTSTTPHRLATVAQVEAVIGRAPAPVLAKQITALDEGCRAVLARCPLAAFGHRDADGVQRTTFVGGAPGFARVHSPTRISFPLPGARPRGPVSFTFLLPGVGETLRLNGKTAGRAGDEQLVDVLEAYVHCAQAVIRSDLWQPPVPADPAPRPEGAGPLSAPEVADFLAAARFLALSTEDGDGGSDTSPRGDLGGAAHPLDARTLAIPDRRGNKRADTLHNLVRDDRVSFAALVPGRTDVLHVSGRASITTDPDLLEPLALRGIPPHAALLVAVEHAEVTPNAALTHSRAWSPQAHARQGEVPDLMVLAGDHLAANLAARKGFVPRLLAVFTRIPGLGAFLRLVINRSYRANLREEGYGDVRLTPACAEPPPHEVEITEVRGETPDAVTLVLTSERPFDFHPGQFFTLLADLDGEPVRRSYSASSAPGGTTLELTVKRVPDGRFSTHATTALRAGDRLALRGPSGAFHLNPTETREVVLLAAGSGITPLMSMIRALLATDAPARISLLRTDRTAQDEIFADELTTLARHNPDRLTVTSARTAEQGRLDATRVGAWLTTTAPSERAHYYACGPDPLVALFRELLTTRGVPPEHVHHERYTTAAPTRVAAPQPLLVVDGARTLGSTVVEPGQTLLDAALAAGLPMPHSCTVGSCGDCAVALRAGEVTMTEPNCLPPARRAAGEVLTCVGCPLSPVTVDVSAR; translated from the coding sequence ATGACCTCCACCACCCCGCACCGGCTGGCCACGGTGGCGCAGGTCGAGGCGGTGATCGGCCGCGCGCCCGCGCCGGTGCTGGCCAAGCAGATCACCGCGCTGGACGAGGGCTGCCGCGCCGTGCTCGCCCGCTGCCCGCTCGCCGCCTTCGGTCACCGCGACGCGGACGGCGTCCAGCGCACGACGTTCGTCGGCGGCGCGCCGGGGTTCGCCCGCGTCCACTCGCCCACCCGCATCTCGTTCCCGCTGCCGGGCGCCCGCCCGCGCGGCCCGGTGTCGTTCACCTTCCTCCTGCCGGGCGTGGGGGAGACGTTGCGGCTCAACGGAAAGACCGCCGGGCGCGCGGGCGACGAGCAGCTCGTGGACGTGCTGGAGGCGTACGTGCACTGCGCCCAGGCCGTGATCCGCTCGGACCTGTGGCAACCACCCGTCCCCGCCGACCCCGCCCCACGACCGGAGGGCGCGGGCCCGCTGTCCGCACCCGAGGTGGCTGATTTCCTCGCTGCGGCCAGGTTCCTGGCACTGTCCACAGAGGATGGTGACGGTGGCTCCGACACCAGCCCGCGCGGCGACCTCGGCGGCGCGGCCCACCCTTTGGACGCCCGCACCCTCGCCATCCCGGACCGCAGGGGCAACAAGCGCGCCGACACCCTGCACAACCTCGTGCGCGACGACCGCGTCTCGTTCGCCGCACTCGTCCCAGGCCGGACCGACGTGCTGCACGTCAGCGGACGGGCGTCGATCACCACCGACCCCGACCTGCTCGAACCCCTGGCCCTGCGCGGAATCCCGCCGCACGCCGCGCTGCTCGTCGCCGTCGAGCACGCCGAGGTCACCCCCAACGCCGCGCTCACCCACTCCCGCGCCTGGTCCCCGCAAGCGCACGCCCGCCAGGGCGAGGTCCCCGACCTGATGGTCCTCGCGGGCGACCACCTGGCCGCGAACCTGGCCGCCCGCAAGGGCTTCGTCCCCCGCCTGCTGGCCGTCTTCACCAGAATCCCCGGCCTGGGCGCGTTCCTGCGCCTGGTGATCAACCGCTCCTACCGCGCCAACCTCCGCGAGGAGGGCTACGGCGATGTCCGCCTCACCCCCGCCTGCGCCGAACCCCCGCCCCACGAGGTCGAGATCACCGAGGTCCGCGGGGAAACCCCCGACGCCGTCACCCTCGTCCTGACCTCCGAGCGCCCCTTCGACTTCCACCCCGGCCAGTTCTTCACCCTCCTCGCCGACCTCGACGGCGAGCCGGTCCGCCGCTCCTACTCCGCGTCGTCCGCCCCCGGCGGCACGACCCTGGAGCTCACCGTCAAACGCGTCCCCGACGGCCGCTTCTCCACCCACGCCACCACCGCCCTGCGCGCAGGCGACCGCCTGGCGCTGCGCGGCCCGTCCGGCGCGTTCCACCTGAACCCGACCGAGACCCGCGAGGTCGTCCTGCTGGCGGCGGGCAGCGGGATCACCCCGCTGATGAGCATGATCCGCGCCCTCCTCGCGACCGACGCCCCGGCCCGGATCTCCCTGCTGCGCACCGACCGCACCGCGCAGGACGAGATCTTCGCCGACGAGCTGACCACCCTGGCCCGCCACAACCCGGACCGCCTGACCGTCACCTCCGCGCGCACCGCCGAGCAGGGCCGCCTGGACGCCACCCGAGTCGGGGCCTGGCTGACCACCACCGCCCCGTCCGAGCGGGCCCACTACTACGCCTGCGGCCCGGACCCCCTGGTCGCCCTCTTCCGCGAACTCCTGACCACCAGGGGAGTCCCACCCGAGCACGTCCACCACGAGCGCTACACCACCGCCGCCCCGACCAGGGTCGCCGCCCCTCAACCCCTGCTCGTCGTCGACGGCGCCCGCACCCTCGGCTCGACCGTCGTCGAACCGGGCCAGACCCTGCTCGACGCGGCCCTTGCGGCGGGCCTGCCGATGCCGCACTCGTGCACCGTGGGCAGCTGCGGCGACTGCGCCGTCGCGCTGCGCGCGGGCGAGGTGACGATGACCGAGCCGAACTGCCTCCCCCCGGCCAGGAGAGCCGCGGGCGAGGTCCTGACCTGCGTGGGCTGCCCCCTGTCCCCGGTCACCGTGGACGTCTCCGCCCGCTGA
- a CDS encoding TetR/AcrR family transcriptional regulator — MPSADRRLEPRRKPRQARAELTRERILTAAAHVFTEHGYAAGTTNRIAERARVSIGSLYQYFPNKDSILAALLIQHVDRGGWPGFEELDLAPGTLGALVRALVRDAVDHHRDDPRLLRLMIEEAAASQDLLDAVRRHGELRTGQVREVLERHPDVRVGDPGLAADLVLFTVEMNTHKFMAAPGGTAVEVFEEELVAMVTRYLRG, encoded by the coding sequence GTGCCGTCCGCCGATCGACGCTTGGAGCCACGTCGCAAGCCCCGCCAGGCGCGCGCCGAGCTGACCCGCGAGCGCATCCTCACCGCCGCTGCTCACGTTTTCACCGAGCACGGGTACGCGGCGGGCACCACGAACCGCATCGCCGAGCGGGCGCGCGTGTCGATCGGGTCGCTGTACCAGTACTTCCCGAACAAGGACTCGATCCTGGCCGCGCTGCTGATCCAGCACGTGGACCGGGGCGGCTGGCCGGGGTTCGAGGAGCTGGACCTGGCGCCGGGGACGCTGGGGGCGCTGGTGCGGGCGCTGGTGCGCGACGCGGTCGACCACCACCGCGACGACCCCCGGCTGCTGCGGCTGATGATCGAGGAGGCGGCGGCGTCGCAGGACCTGCTGGACGCGGTGCGGCGGCACGGGGAGCTGCGGACCGGGCAGGTGCGCGAGGTGCTGGAGCGGCACCCGGACGTGCGGGTGGGCGATCCGGGCCTGGCGGCGGACCTGGTGCTGTTCACGGTGGAGATGAACACCCACAAGTTCATGGCCGCGCCGGGGGGCACGGCGGTGGAGGTGTTCGAGGAGGAGCTGGTGGCGATGGTGACGCGGTACCTGCGGGGGTGA
- a CDS encoding GON domain-containing protein, protein MGPALRSALATGAALVAVAALGAAPATAEPRGPLDSCAAVRGLLPGAPDGPYLLLTNQRLLGVHCHDMAGSPREYLDLPDTGGKGNFSQYTAGGASPGTTVRTTFTKLRVDPATLTADIGDLTFATSTGGLALGSTTVTSMPYATAMSCDATASGVASIDLRGTAFAVSDTFQVGGFAASGTAVLAPDGQSADLTGGGYCGWNVPAPGFYNPTNPQPGMTALELSCAPGGLLRPKPCFEIS, encoded by the coding sequence ATGGGACCTGCTCTCCGCAGCGCGCTGGCCACCGGCGCGGCGCTGGTCGCGGTGGCCGCGCTCGGCGCCGCCCCCGCGACGGCCGAACCGCGCGGGCCGCTCGACAGTTGCGCGGCCGTGCGCGGGCTCCTGCCCGGCGCGCCCGACGGGCCGTACCTGCTGCTCACGAACCAGCGGCTGCTCGGCGTGCACTGCCACGACATGGCGGGCTCGCCGCGCGAGTACCTGGACCTCCCGGACACCGGCGGGAAGGGCAACTTCTCGCAGTACACGGCGGGCGGCGCCTCGCCGGGGACGACCGTGCGCACCACGTTCACCAAGCTGCGCGTGGACCCGGCGACGCTGACCGCCGACATCGGCGACCTGACCTTCGCCACGTCCACCGGCGGCCTCGCGCTCGGGAGCACCACCGTGACGTCGATGCCCTACGCCACGGCGATGAGCTGCGACGCGACCGCGAGCGGGGTGGCGAGCATCGACCTGCGCGGCACCGCGTTCGCCGTCTCCGACACGTTCCAGGTGGGCGGTTTCGCGGCGTCGGGCACGGCCGTGCTCGCCCCCGACGGGCAGTCCGCGGACCTCACGGGCGGCGGCTACTGCGGCTGGAACGTCCCGGCGCCCGGCTTCTACAACCCGACCAACCCGCAGCCGGGGATGACCGCGCTGGAGCTGTCCTGCGCGCCCGGCGGGCTGCTGCGCCCGAAGCCCTGCTTCGAGATCTCCTGA